The Hermetia illucens chromosome 2, iHerIll2.2.curated.20191125, whole genome shotgun sequence genomic interval gcggcgactgctCTTATCAGTCgttggatcaatagctgcaagacatgtgatacaagaaccatgggtggATAGTGGGGAAATTAGGGGCTTGACCTTGCGATATGCTGAATTGTCGTATGCTAATGGAAGTGATAAACCCGCTCCtccatggtggtttcaaaagacctcaaAGCTTTCTTGGTtagcgacctatgtgatggcgacacggCAACGATCAAATTGATCATAAACGCCAACCGGGAGACaaggagattctatggtgctctgGACATCAACGCGAGACGATCGAGACTGCTGCAGTAACTAATAGCAACATAATAGCAGATCTTTAATTCAGGTAACGAAACCACTTTCTTCAtcgtggtcaggcaagaggtcattGACATCACAGtgacatcccctgacattgccgCACTTGTCGAAGAGTGGagggtatcaaacgatattACGTTCTCAGATCACacctcattgatttcgtaatgggaatGGATCCGCCTACATCCACTCCATTTCAGAATTCACGTAGGATAGATTGAGCGACGTACAAAACGATCCCTGGGAGAAGCATCAAATCCAtcgctggaattgagaaaaaaaccctgatgatcacaactagcatgggaGAAGCTTTCGAGAGAGCTGTCCCCTCAAaaagccaaagaagggtaaaacaccatggcgaAAATCGGATTCGGCGAAAAAGAGGAGAACAAGGGTactcctcaaccgagctctaaagtctgatccAATCGTTGGTAGGAATCGATACAAAGAGGTTCAAGGAGCTCTGAAGAAGAGCTTAAAGTCGACGGAGCGATCATCACTGAAACGCCAGACCAACTcttttggggtttcgacttcttacaTCCCAGCTCAcctagcatttcctcgaattcggttATCACCacgcttggtggagtatagcgcaCTCTcttaaacactgggcatctgctgttgCCTGCAACGTGCCACTACTCGATACCATTTTCCcctttgcaaagcatacatttagggtcagccttgcactccctgaatatATGATCCCCAACCCTACATTTTCTGCCTGTGTCACATTCACCGGTGCAGTTCGCCGCAATGTGGCTAaattcaaggcatctaaagcagcgcttaattAACACTTTCtccagtttgaacgctgcttcagctgttAATCTGTTAGCGGTCATTTGCGTGCATCCATATGCTTTCTTCAGTCctttgattgcggaatctttcAAACCGATATCCGATATCATCCTTGGTCGTCATTTCATTAATGTCTTTACATAGCATCACAACCTCCTAGTTTTTAGCCTGTATTTGTGCCTCTCCCTTCCTGATTTTACCGTCTGACTGACACTTTCTCCAAAGTTCATCAGCTCCGGATCGGATTTGATCTTCCTGAGGATATGGGCGTatgtcatatcacctttttcgAGATAATAACAAGTTCGGGTCATATTTTCTTTTACGTGTCGCGCTTTTCTTTCCGTTAACCTTGATCCATGCTTCCTCGGTTCCTTTTCGCGGCTTTTCTTCCCTTGGGTCGTTGGGTCGATTGGAGCGGGTGCCGCTGTTTCCacaatttcggccattttgcctTTATGCCTTTCCTTGTAGGACGAACGATGATttggtctgtctgtcggtcataagtacttttcttagaaacagcTATACCAACGACACGAAATATGGTGAGCAGATGGGAACTGCGAACATCCccacatgcagtaagttacatcgttctactttgaatttaaggaggggtcctcatacattcaAAGAGGGGGTGgatatttttttcactgaatatagtcaagttgggtatcaaatgaaaggtatcgatttgtactgttcgaagccagtcttacttttgacatttgttggaaatgaggGGAGTGCTGGGgtcaaaattgataatttctataATGGACCCACTAACTGCCCAAACGAAAAGTCTGAAAGAAATCATGAGGCTGCCCTTATACGGTgtacaggcctcaaaatattctccatatcgaaaTCTACTCAAAGTAAGGTAATAACAGTATATATTTTGGGAAACTGACTAGAAAACCCTTCttgagtttatcctagagttataaaaatttgcagtagcaaaatcgtgctattactgataaagttgcAGTACCCCAAATTTGCCTTTTCCGAGTAAATTTTCTGCAACCCAAAatgctaaatatcaatatcatactaatgtgagtagtttgacatgctaagtAAACATATATATTACGGACTACGTGGGAATGGAACAGTTctttactcaaatatactttGCAAGAAACaaaccaaacctttcatacctgaagtgtccattTTGCATTTTCATAGGGGAGGAAGATTTGGACAAATCCTTTGAAATTCAAGAGATTATTGATTctaattttgaattaataaataaaGGCAATTCAATCATTTTCTGTGAAACGGTTCACATTCTTTGTAGGTCGCTCCATTAAAGTTTGGATTAGTATTTCAGATAAAGAAGATTGGGTGCATTGTTCTCAACGTTCACAATTATCTTAAGCCTATTTGAATGGTACGAAGCAATGGCAAGAAGGTAGGCTCCGTGAACCGTTtagtaaattaattaattccCGTTTCAAAACAAAGCAACGGTAAACTACTTCTCACCTAGTAAAAGACAAGTGGAGAACCGGGACATAAAGTAGATGTTGGATAGAAAGGTGCCACTTACCTTCAATAAATTATGTAAACTGGTGTCGAAtggaacgtggagagcagttcACATACCATGTGCCTTCCCACGTATTGTCGGAGCAACCTCACAAGTTGCCGGTTCCTACGGAAAACTTGTAAAATATGTAAGATGCAGACGAAACAAGTTCACTCATCTCCACCAATTGACTGTTGGGATTGTTTCATTGTTTCGCTCAACCGCATGCACAACAATGGTGGATGCATTTCCCGGGCTCGCTGGAAATAGGTGAAAGGTTCTTATGAAACTCCAATTCAATACATCACGCGCCTGTGGCATACTTCTGAGTGCAGGGTTCCATGAGTTCCAGATCAGGTGAAAACAGAGTTCTTCAAAAGTATTACCTCGACACTCGGCAACGACTTCCTATTCAGAATTCTAGCTAAGAGATTGCGCGATTATGCTCATTTTGCAGTACAcaatatgaaataaaattttatggcCACCCACATTTCGCTAAGAACAGTAGGAGGCCATTCTTTGTCTTCTACACAATTGGGATTATCTGAGCTACAGGTCTCAGATCTCCCAGGTGGAGTACTTTGCTCAATGCCAGTTACCATTTTAGTGAGCCTTGCCTGCATGTCTTCCGGCTACTTAGTGCGGGTATCAGTTAGCAATTGATTTTCGATCAAATAGCCGCAGAGGAGCCAAAGATCAATCTTGGAGGGGCCCAACATACCAGCACGCATATGGATGGATCGTTGATCTCTCAGGTTGTTGAGACCATGGCAACAGAGATCGCAATTCTCAGGAATTCATGCATAAGTGACTAGAAAAATGAGGGTACAAATGGTACCTAGCTCACTAAGGCTTGATGTAATGAAAATTAATAACATTTGCTGAAAATCCCAATCTGAAGCTGTTTTTCATGTTAAGTACATACATACGtccttgaacagatgttttAGTTCCTTCTTAGGAAAACATTATTTCTGAAACGACCTCGAGTGGCTAACAAattgttttgtataaaatattcTTCTATATAAAGATCATGATTGGGTCAACAGACGGCGAATTTTATAACTGAATTATTATGGGAATTTATTAGTTTAATTAgtatcttttattattattattctgttaagggaaagtcgcaccacgcCCTCAAAGAACTATCGTGCCCTTTTACtgtttatagtgtacctattaatcatggtatctcaagcaagcctataaccgtcagggaCTTTATTATGttgcctacttccagatctttcagctttgcatttggtattaagcgttctcccagatgcctcgacctactttgcacaagtgccggacattgtcccaggacgtgtatagagatttcgtcacgctcctcacaaaacctgcaggcagtgtccgtagtgtccccaataagcaccctggactgctccatccctggtaggcccgcccagtatagttccctcaaccgttcttcttcatttaGTATCTTACTAGGTAACCTGATGTTAGTTCACTCTTATATAATTCAATATATTTGGTTTGTGTCCATTATCGAGAACGGGGAGACGGAGATGCATTCCTTTGAATTTAAAATAAGTTAAAACCTAAAAATTATTTGGCTCTACTTGGGGTAGTGCATAGTTCAAAGATGGGGCGCTGTGCTATTGTAATTTGGCAAGCCCGGCCAGAAACAAGCAAGAATCCTCGGTTGGATTTGTGTTTTCCACCTCCACTAGACGCACCAGTATCAGACAGAATATTATATTAACTATGACATTCCGGTCCGGGATCAGAAACAGCTCAATAGTGAAGTGTTACGCGAAAACGAAGACTACCTAAACTGGGGAGAATGAGACTTCCTATGACCAAGTCGACGCAGTGCAGAAGAGGCTTCCTAGAGGTGACATTGCGATCATTTTGGGCCATCTGAATACCAAAGTGGGCTTTGATCACACCTTGTTTGGACAGGCGATCAAAAACCACGATCTCAGGGATTGACAAAAGTGGGAACTGCTTCCCAGCATTTTTAGTCGGATCACGTGTCCCAGGGCAGAAAACCGCTCAACTTGGGCTTACTGGAAACTACACTGCATGAGGGCAAGCTGATTTTTGAAACACGTTTTATCTACAATTATTTCTTGCTCCATCGAAGGGATTAAGAGCAAGACTAAGTCTCGGAGTATCACCACTTTTAACATCAACCAACCAAATGTCAAGACGGCGCGACAGACTACGGAGACCCTATGGACGCAGAGTCCTGTGCAAATAGACCCGATAAAACAATTCTTCAAATCCATACTGGATGAAGGCGATCTCCCAGATTTTGATGTAGACATGTGCCGCGCCTTAATGATAAGGAGACCGCGCGGAGGCTACTCGATGAGGATTCGCTACATGTACTCCTGTCTGCAGTTCTTTCAGGACAAGCAATGCCCTAAGATTCGTAACAAAGACCACAAAGACTCACTGGATTTATACAAACCGATCCTGCGGGAAGAAATACAGGCGTTTCTTGAGAAAGCTAAAAAGTCTTTACTCGGTCTTGATGGAATCATTTTTAAAAGCCTGCGATCGATTCAATGTTCAATATAATGATGTTAACTGAAATTGAAATCCGGTCGTCCTCATCTCAAGAAAACGACGAGCCACTGGGTGACGTTAACAATTGACGGCTAATCACCGTCGGTTCGTACATCACTCGTCTTGTCAACACAATTCTGGCGGCGTGCTTGGCTGAAGTCCCCATCAACACACATAGATGGCTACTCGACGAACGCTCTATGTTTAAGGGTTTTCCTAAGAACTAGGACGAAGCGCGGCAGACCTTTCGCCATAATATTCGGTTGGGGGAaaataaatgtcgtatttgtgatcgaaatttgacgctttatttaacattcttagaattatccgatttaaatcaaatatgcgccgttttgtttgcaaacttgtTGTCACTTAGaatgcaacttcattatccccccttataaacctccccccccccccccccttattcgcaaaaaactcagacagccagttttcgcaagcctcttttgaggcgaacttagtagcaccaagagcgttttgcatggaccggaagagatagcaatcacttggtgccaggtccggactatacggtaggTACGATatgacatcccatccgagctcccgcagCTTCTGGTGGGTCattaaagatgtgtgaggccgaacgTTGTCCAACaccacaacaccattcctattgaccaattctggccgcttcaggTCAATTgcctgtttcaaacggtcgagcTGCTCATAGTAGAGGACctaattgagggtctggccatagatGAGCAGcttatagtggatgattccctttcaatctcaccaaacacacagaaaaaccttcctggccttcaattcgggcttggcgatggttttgggctggctcgccgcgcttcgaccatgatctttttcgcttgaggttatcctacgtgatccacttttcatcaccagtcaccatccgcttcgaaaatgggtcgaattcattccgtttcagcagtgcatcgaaggcgttgattcggtgcaagaaatttttttgcgtcaactcttgtcgcacccaaacattcagcttttttggaattcaatcttctgcaaatggttccaaacggtttcatggtctatacccagttcctggccaatcgagcgaatgcttacATGCCGTTCTacatggatgatttcgacgattttctcggtttctacgacggggtgtatcttcgacatccaccacaccagaacgaaatcgatcgaaccaacgctgcgCTGTGCAAATTGTTActgtatcgggcccataaacttcacacattttttcggccgccttcgttgcatttttacctctcaggtagtaaaaacgtaaaatatggcgaatttcttgcttggtggactccatctttgacgcactataacttgagactgaaacgtacgatcacatcactgtcaaagagacacttgcaGCGCAGATTGCCCTCTTCAAATCGCCGCatggtatgacccgatgcggtaagtacaacacaagatatgtttaagtgtcgccatctattgacaaaatacgacatttcttttccccaacccaacatGTATTGAACTCGAGAAAACTTGTGACACTATACCACACCTGGTTATATCCAGGGCCATCGAAAGGGTGGGCATTAACGATAGATCCCGCCAGTTGTCAATGTCCAATGTGACGACCGTCATAACTACGGTATGCCTCGGAGGATCGCCCGTTACGGAATTCTACATCAGCAGGGAACTGAAATAAAGGGACTCAACTTCATCGCCCCTCTTTAATTTTGTCCtttacgaattgattttgtctcTCTGCAGGGCGTTACCCGGGGGGACTTCTTGTTTAACATATGCCGACGACATCATGCTGCTTGCCGAAAAGGGGGAAGATTCAAACATCCTATTGGAAGTTTTTCGCTCGATGACGTCAAtgttttcttttccgccttgtgaGAACTCAATTTTTAAGCCATTATAATTAGCAAGTGAGCTTTTCGAATTGGTATTTTTTAATGGATTGGTAGTTTGGCAGGTGAAACAACTATTTCGGCGTAAAAAAACATACAATCATTTTTTAACGCAGGGATGAGAGCCCTGTTAAGGGCTTTAACAGCAGCGACTGAGGATCATCAAGGTGAACTTAATCCCCCGCTTCACTCAGGGTTTCACCGCCCTGGGAATAACACTTAAAATCTTAAACCGGGGGGATAAAGCAGTCGGGCGGTAAGGAAAGCCCTACATTTACACTTACATTGCCACAACCTCGCCATAGATGCACCACCACCAACAGTTGTGGTGGCCTGGAGGTACTCCAGTTCTCAACTAAAATTCCTGAAAAAATAGCAACAGAATGGGAAAACTCAACACCTCTCAACACTGCTGAAAGAGCTGGCACCAAGGCTGATTCAACAAAATCGCCAGACTAAACCTGCCCTCTGGTCATCATTTACGGAGTTAGCAATCAGATGAATTGCGGCAGTTCATCTCCAGGAATGGTCGACGTCAAATCGCAAATAGTAAACACTGTAACGCCTGGAGAGACCATCCGCCAATCTGCTGGACATCAAGCGTTTTCCTGCGGGCAATCCATCCTCGATTAAATCTACTGCCATGCATGAGCATACCATCTAACCCGTAGTCGCGTGGGATGCTTAAAAAACGAGACGGTAAGCCACAGCGGACTACGCATTCGCAGCGGATTGCCTCACACGATTACGTCGCGAGGTGAGTGGCAAACGATAGATAGTGAAGATTGGGACGCTTTTCAAGCCCGATCTGACACTAATAAAAGGCTATCAAATTATTGAATCAGATATGGATAAAAAGCAAATATTCCACAGCTTCATTCATTGTTGCCCTTCTAAAACACCACAATGACTCAACCATCAGAGTCCTTCAGCTTATAATTAGAGCCCGAGGTGCTTGCTGCCGCCCAAACAAATGCGTGAAGGATGCCATCAAACTACCGGATAGGGCTGTTTTCTCTATCCTATATGGCGTCCTCCGTGGAAGCATCAAGTGCCATCGGAGTTTCGTGCGGCTCCCCTGGAGATAACATAATGTGGAAGACTAGAACTGGTCGACATTTCAGTTGCAGCTAGCTCATTTTGGGATTTCCAGAATAAAATGAAATACATAAAAATTGTAATGCTTTGTAATTTTGGAaatcaaaatggaataaaaagtATTTTATCGTTTAATTTTGTCATttatatgtttttgttttttgcttcTACAGATTTTGTTAATGGTACGTCTTAATTCACCTGGTGAAGTTCAACCTTTCATGGATGTAATGACTAGTTACCCGCGGAATTATTTCTTGCAGTTCCTACTATCTCTGTGGTTGTTTTTCTTCCACTCATccgtaaatcctgggaatctcaGAATTTTCCGAGGGAGAGTAAGAATTCGTCAAAATTCCGAAGTAAGGCATCCGTTTTGAGTCGAAAAATTGGACGGACCTTTGTGTGCTCCCAGCCGTTGCAAAGATTATAGCTAGATTTCTCTATGGATCCTGCTGTACTAATCTCATTAACACTCTTCGGGCCATTTTGGAGTAGTGTGCAGAGTACAGATCTCTGTTTCACCAGCTCTTcaacaatttcgagaaagctttttaCAGCGTGAGCAGGGGGTATATCTGGCATGTTTTACGCAAGAGGGTCAGTCCGCAGAAACGAAAAGCTATCATTAGAGCGAGGAGTTTGAAGTACAAAGCGGGGTTCGAAGATTTCATTCTGTTGACGGtactattccttcttgttacCTCCATGCTGCCTTATCCGTAGGACGTGGaggacttcaatggaccatgacatttttcctcaaaaacgtTGATTACTCTGATGACGCAGGTCCTGTGCCACTTAAGCTCAGAAAAACAGTACGGCTTTCTGCAGCAGACAATTTTTACGAAACCAGGTTGCCAGGGAAGTAGcgatgatgttggtgttgagtgaCAGTGATACAGATCTTACCATTGTTACAGAAGTTGGTGAAGGAGTGTGAAGGAGGGAAGTAAGAACTCTATCTGTCTAGACATATGGTGAAACAGAATAGATTTTTTGGGCCTAgttagccgaaaaatttgaaaacatatGGTGAAGACAGTATACATGAACTCTAGGCATCATAttccatccattccttctattcaAATCATGGCATCAAAGGATCTTCAGCGACTCTTGCTGGGTTTACAGGGATTAGTTCCAAAAAAGTGTGTCTATATTTAGTAACATGTCTAACTGCTTTTTGTAGATCTTTATCGTTGGCCATAATATTCCCTGTTTCTATTTCCTTCAGGCATTTTTTTGTGACCAAATAATTTTAACCCAAGAAACaggtaattttttgaaaattgtaacTACTTACTTTCTTTAGTAAGTTCCGGGTTTTATTTCCAGCTTGATGGGATTTTAAGGTGAATGGATTTTTAATTATCTCTTAGTTATCCGGAGACCTGGAAAAGTTAATGTAATTATCAAATCCTCTAATTAGTTTATAGGTATAAAAGAGCGACTACTTGCCATATCTAGGTATTACAATATTGTACTTCTTTCAAACCacacaaatttaaaatataaattcttAATATGAGTTCATATGAAGCTGCTAAAGATGGTTCCCCAGCGGATAATTTAACGCTTCTTGAAGAAGATTGCCCGGATTGTGCTGCCGTACGTCTGAAATATGCGGTTTTAAATATAGACGAAATTATGTCATCAACACGAATCGAAACCTCGGATGAGTTCACTCTGGCATCTGAAATTGAACCCGCGCAAACTACGAGCGTTTTCAAGGTGCCAAAAGGCCCCGTTTCAACGCAAGTCCGCAAGGTTCATGAATCGATAGATGTCACACCTTTAAAAGGACTACTCGGTAACGTTCTAGAAAAATCCCAGCATCAAACGTTCCACACAAACCAAAGGATTTCATCAACCCAGAATGGGGTTACAGGAAGATTTCAAGGATCTGAAATAGGATTAGATCGCATTACATACACTGATTTCGATTTTCATGAATTAGTAAGTTGTGCTCCAGAAGGAGAGGAGGATACGACGGTCCGATTTTTATTCAAACGGGAACGCGAGGAAGATGAAGAAAGCAGAAATATAGACGAAATTATGTCATCAACACGAATCGAAACCTCGGATGAGTTCACCCTGGCATCTGAAATTGAACCCGCGCAAACTACGAGCGTTTTCAAGGTGCCAAAAGGCCCCGTTTCAACGCAAGTCCGCAAGGTTCATGAATCGATAGATGTCACACCTTTAAAAGGACTACTCGGTAACGTTCTAGAAAAATCCCAGCATCAAACGTTCCACACAAACCAAAGGATTTCATCAACCCAGAATGGGGTTACAGGAAGATTTCAAGGATCTGAAATAGGATTAGATCGCATTACATACACTGATTTCGATTTTCATGAATTAGTAAGTTGTGCTCCAGAAGGAGAGGAGGATACGACGGTCCGATTTTTATTCAAACGGGAACGCGAGGAAGATGAAGAAAGCACGGCATCGAACGAGTTAAACGAACAAGCAGCTAAGAGAATTCGTTTGACAAAGGAAATTCCAGTTTTCTTCAAAGGTCGAAGACCGAGGGACAGAAAAACTATGAGGATTTGAAGTGTGTTATGATGGTTGTTCATAGTCATGTGACGTTTCACCTTATGTTCTATTTTAAAGCAGATTTAGgctaaaataaacaaataaataatttttattaaaaatatatactGTTTCAGTTTCATGCgtggatttcgttgttccaaATGATTAGGTCGTAGAGTTTTTGCGCAAAACAAaatctaataaggtttcgtctgtctgtcacacccgatttattcggaaacgactagaccaattgtcacgaaatttggtgagatgtGGTCTGAGAATCCATTTTCACATTGCAAGTGGCGCCTTTTCGTATTGAGTTTGAGGAacggctccccatatatgtaaaagggagagtacatttttttcacagaatagggTGAGGGATCAAATGAGAGACCTCAGTTTGCACTGAggacattctcagaacctatccaaccgaaaaatcgaggcCTAAAAACCCTCTGTCCCGGTATCCgctaaataaagttattaattagTACCCGAAAACACCCTTAAGGTCACCAACATCAattataatgcataattttgggAAAAACCTTAACGATCAAAATTCTCCCCagggctttgtgtaaaacaggattaaaaattaagtgacccgcccaccgtaacctattgagccggatttgatccacaaactgacggtcatggtatcaataatagatttcgtcattatgtatgctatggaatcgtccatcctcatgtagggggccaaacatttttcggatgattcttctctcgaacgcggccaagagctcccaattcttcttgctgagaacccaagtctccggggaatacatgaggactggcaagatcatagtcttgtgcagtaggagctttgaccctatgttgagacgtttcgagcggaacagtttttgtaagctgaaataggttctgttggctgacaataaccgtgcggggatttcatcatcgtaactgttatcggttgtgattttcgacccaagacaggagaagttatcaacggtctcaaagttttattcttcccgtttgccagtgagatttgatgttgttggttggttggtctttgttgctgacgttgtcaccatatactttgtcttgccttcattgatgtgcagcccaagatctcgcgccgaccaccgcctactcgatctggatgaaggcagtttcgaATTCTGCGAGAAGTATATATTAATGTTTGGAAGTTTTCTCAACTGTtggagtatcaccctcctcctccaagACGGTTCTGTCACCATGGACACATGCCAACAATTCTGCTTCTTTCTAGCTTAGCAATTTAGGCATTATGATTCTAAGCTATTCCGTAGTGTCCTCCGTCGCGTAGTTCACCAGCAAATAACCTGGTGGAAAGTGTATGCCAGTGAACACGAGCTTCGAACACCAGTTATCTGACGTTAAAGTCTTCGAAAATTTTCTGCTTCTcaggagtgagtatttgctccggaaatgtTTTCGGTAGTATGGTCAGCCCATTGCCCTTgaccgcattagcatagcttgtgtgcggtacggggtcctgTTTGTTATTAGTTTTCTTTAAGTTGCTTGTTCATTTGATTTCCAGGAGTATGCTTCTAACGTATTCATTGATTAACATTTTTTCCTACACTTGCTACTGCAATCATCATCTCAAATCAAAGCGCAACGGATAAATGAACTTAAGCTAGTTCTTCTTTGCCGGTCGTAAAAATCAGATTTCAGTGAATGGTTTCGTCAATTTCcatttaatatttcaatttgaattccAGTGCATGACCAATTGATGGCAACATTTCAATGATCTCGGTTTCGGTTATTTATCAAAAGGTTCAAgaaaactttttattttcatcatgACCAACCGCAGGTTTCTATCATTCCGTTGAAAGTCTAATATATTTTCCTCTGCATTCCACGTTGTGGCACGCGAACAATTAAAAAGATGCTGCAAGGTAAATTGTTGTGGTAATCGAATATTGAACAACAAAAGCAAATTCAGCCATAATTCTAATACATTTTTGTCTGGCCAACCACCAGCGGCCAAGAGACTTTACATTATGGAAAGGTCGTTTTCAAGACCGGTGACCGTTACTTTCAATTGATATTTGATTGCTTTCCAATGGCTTCATCTATCAGCCGCTTTGATTTATGGGTATCCCGCACCGACTGCAGTAAATTTGGCCGAGGAAAGCATTCAACCAATTGTTGCTGATGGAGAAGTGTGAATTATGTTTGAATGGTGGTCTAAAGTGAATTACTCAAGTTGCAATTCGGTTGGATCTGGGGATCTCGTAAATTTTCTATCTGTCGGATCTGGTTATAAATCACGCTAAGAGCCCagcaaatttcaatttaattgacCAAAAAATAAGTTAGCTTTACAGTGAATGGATAGGCTTTATTGAAATCCAAAATTATGTGAATATTCCAGCTTTTTAGTTGCTGTTGGAGTGGATGCAGCAGATGACCCCTTTCTTGAGTGCACGGAAATTGAAAGTAGGTTTCGTAAGGGGAACCCCAGAGTTGCAGCAGTTGCTTTAACAATCCCCTCGATATATTACGGGGAAATTCTTTTTGTATACATGCAGTCTAATGGCTCTTAGGCGATCAAGTTTGCGTTTTCTAGTGAATAGTATTATCTTggccttggctggattgatgGGCAGCTCCAGCCCTCGTTTTCGGAAT includes:
- the LOC119649499 gene encoding uncharacterized protein LOC119649499 isoform X2, which codes for MSSYEAAKDGSPADNLTLLEEDCPDCAAVRLKYAVLNIDEIMSSTRIETSDEFTLASEIEPAQTTSVFKVPKGPVSTQVRKVHESIDVTPLKGLLGNVLEKSQHQTFHTNQRISSTQNGVTGRFQGSEIGLDRITYTDFDFHELVSCAPEGEEDTTVRFLFKREREEDEESTASNELNEQAAKRIRLTKEIPVFFKGRRPRDRKTMRI
- the LOC119649499 gene encoding uncharacterized protein LOC119649499 isoform X1 codes for the protein MSSYEAAKDGSPADNLTLLEEDCPDCAAVRLKYAVLNIDEIMSSTRIETSDEFTLASEIEPAQTTSVFKVPKGPVSTQVRKVHESIDVTPLKGLLGNVLEKSQHQTFHTNQRISSTQNGVTGRFQGSEIGLDRITYTDFDFHELVSCAPEGEEDTTVRFLFKREREEDEESTASNELNEQAAKRIRLTKEIPVFFKGRRPRDRKTMRI